In Pseudomonas lalkuanensis, the following are encoded in one genomic region:
- a CDS encoding AzlD domain-containing protein, whose product MQTWSLILGMAVITFAIRYSLFAWPNLSFPPVVRQGLHYVPTAVLTAIVVPGMLMPDGQSMQLTVDNAYLLAGLGAILIAALTRHLLATILGGLVLFFLLRWALGQLPI is encoded by the coding sequence GTGCAAACCTGGAGCCTGATTCTCGGTATGGCGGTCATTACCTTCGCCATCCGCTACAGCCTGTTCGCCTGGCCCAACCTGAGTTTCCCACCGGTGGTGCGCCAGGGCCTGCACTACGTGCCGACCGCTGTGCTCACCGCCATCGTGGTTCCGGGAATGCTGATGCCCGATGGCCAGAGCATGCAGCTGACGGTGGACAACGCCTACCTGCTGGCGGGGCTCGGCGCCATCCTGATTGCCGCGCTGACGCGCCACCTGCTGGCGACCATCCTCGGTGGCCTGGTGCTGTTCTTCCTGCTGCGCTGGGCGCTGGGGCAGCTGCCGATCTAG
- a CDS encoding MFS transporter: MSQHSQFALLGTRRFLPFFVTQLLGAFNDNIFKQSLILAILYKLAIFGDKSIFTNLCALLFILPFFLFSALGGQFGEKFAKDALIRAIKLAEVAIMAVGALGFFFDSLPLLFLALFAMGTHSALFGPVKYSILPQVLREDELVGGNALVEMGTFLAILAGTISAGVMMSVERYEPVVACAIVLTASLGYLASRGIPRAAAALPGLTLDWNIFRQSWQIMRLGLGQRPSVSRSLVGNSWFWFLGAVYLTQIPAYSKELLHGDESVVTLILTVFSVGIAMGSMLCERLSGGKVEIGLVPFGSIGLTLFGLLLWWHSGEFPQGAVPHDWLALLGHGQAWLILADILGIGLFGGFYIVPLYALIQSRTAENERARVIAANNILNALFMVVSAVASILFLSVAGLSIPELFLVVSLMNIAVNSYIFKIVPEFTMRFLVWLLGHSMYRVEHKGLEAIPEEGPAVLVCNHVSFVDALLIGGAVRRPVRFVMYYKIYQLPVLNFIFRTAGTVPIAARHEDLLVYDAAFKRIAEYLRNGEVVCIFPEGKLTGDGELNEFKSGIERILEENPVPVIPMALQGLWGSFFSRDPGKGFFKRFWSHIRLVAGSPLSPELADRQTLQLQVAELRGDAR; this comes from the coding sequence ATGAGCCAACACTCGCAATTCGCCCTGCTGGGCACACGGCGGTTCCTGCCGTTCTTCGTGACCCAGCTGCTCGGCGCCTTCAACGACAACATCTTCAAGCAGTCGCTGATCCTCGCCATCCTCTACAAGCTGGCCATCTTCGGCGACAAGAGCATCTTCACCAACCTCTGCGCGCTGCTGTTCATCCTGCCGTTCTTCCTGTTTTCCGCCCTGGGTGGACAGTTCGGCGAGAAGTTCGCCAAGGACGCGTTGATCCGCGCCATCAAGCTGGCCGAAGTGGCGATCATGGCGGTGGGCGCACTGGGTTTCTTCTTCGACAGCCTGCCGTTGCTGTTCCTGGCGCTGTTCGCCATGGGGACCCACTCGGCGCTGTTCGGTCCGGTGAAATACTCGATCCTGCCGCAGGTGCTGCGCGAGGACGAACTGGTGGGGGGCAACGCCCTGGTGGAAATGGGCACCTTCCTGGCCATCCTCGCCGGTACCATCAGCGCCGGCGTCATGATGTCCGTCGAACGCTACGAGCCGGTGGTGGCCTGCGCCATCGTCCTCACCGCCAGCCTGGGCTACCTGGCCAGCCGCGGCATTCCCCGCGCGGCAGCGGCGCTACCGGGGCTTACGCTGGACTGGAACATCTTCCGACAGTCCTGGCAGATCATGCGCCTGGGGCTGGGCCAGCGGCCGTCGGTGTCGCGCTCGCTGGTGGGCAACTCCTGGTTCTGGTTCCTCGGCGCGGTGTACCTGACGCAGATCCCGGCCTACTCCAAGGAGCTGCTGCATGGCGACGAGAGTGTGGTGACGCTGATCCTCACCGTGTTCTCGGTGGGGATCGCCATGGGCTCGATGCTCTGCGAACGCCTCTCGGGCGGCAAGGTGGAGATCGGCCTGGTGCCGTTCGGCTCCATTGGCCTGACCCTGTTCGGCCTGCTGCTCTGGTGGCATTCCGGCGAGTTCCCGCAGGGTGCCGTGCCGCATGACTGGCTGGCGCTGCTGGGCCACGGCCAGGCCTGGCTGATCCTTGCCGACATCCTCGGTATCGGTCTGTTCGGCGGTTTCTACATCGTGCCGCTCTACGCGCTGATCCAGTCGCGTACCGCGGAGAACGAACGGGCCCGGGTGATCGCCGCGAACAATATCCTCAATGCGTTGTTCATGGTGGTGTCGGCCGTCGCCTCGATCCTGTTCCTCAGCGTTGCCGGGCTGTCGATTCCCGAGTTGTTCCTGGTGGTGTCGCTGATGAACATCGCGGTGAACAGCTATATCTTCAAGATCGTTCCCGAGTTCACCATGCGCTTCCTGGTCTGGCTGCTGGGCCATTCCATGTATCGCGTGGAGCACAAGGGCCTGGAAGCGATTCCCGAGGAAGGCCCGGCGGTGCTGGTGTGCAACCACGTGTCCTTCGTCGATGCACTGCTGATTGGTGGTGCGGTGCGGCGGCCGGTGCGCTTCGTCATGTACTACAAGATCTACCAGCTGCCGGTGCTTAACTTCATCTTCCGCACGGCCGGGACCGTACCCATCGCGGCGCGCCACGAGGACCTGCTGGTGTACGACGCGGCCTTCAAGAGGATCGCCGAGTACCTGCGCAACGGCGAAGTGGTGTGCATCTTCCCCGAGGGCAAGCTGACCGGCGATGGCGAGCTGAACGAGTTCAAGAGCGGCATCGAACGTATCCTCGAAGAAAACCCGGTGCCGGTGATTCCCATGGCGTTGCAGGGGCTCTGGGGCAGCTTCTTCAGCCGCGATCCGGGCAAGGGTTTCTTCAAGCGATTCTGGTCGCACATCCGCCTGGTGGCCGGGTCGCCCCTGTCGCCGGAACTGGCTGATCGGCAGACATTGCAATTGCAGGTGGCCGAATTGCGGGGGGATGCCCGCTGA
- the sugE gene encoding quaternary ammonium compound efflux SMR transporter SugE produces MSWIILFFAGLFEVGWAVGLKYTDGFSKPLPTALTVLAMLISLGLLGLAMKELPLGTAYAIWTGVGAVGTVIAGVILFGESMALVRLLSVTLIVGGLIGLKLSH; encoded by the coding sequence ATGTCCTGGATCATTCTCTTCTTCGCCGGCCTGTTCGAGGTGGGCTGGGCCGTAGGCCTGAAGTACACCGACGGTTTCAGCAAGCCACTGCCCACCGCCCTCACCGTCCTCGCCATGCTCATCAGCCTTGGCCTGCTGGGCCTGGCCATGAAGGAGCTGCCGCTCGGCACCGCCTACGCCATCTGGACCGGTGTCGGCGCGGTCGGTACGGTGATCGCCGGGGTCATCCTGTTCGGCGAGTCGATGGCGCTGGTGCGCCTGCTCAGTGTCACGCTGATTGTCGGTGGCCTGATCGGCCTCAAGCTCAGCCACTGA
- the rdgC gene encoding recombination-associated protein RdgC: MWFRNLLVYRLTQDLDIDAEALEAALATKPARPCASQELTTYGFVAPFGKGADAPLVHVSEGFFLISARKEERILPGSVVRDALKEKVDQIETEQMRKVYKKERDQLKDEIVQTFLPRAFIRKSATFAAIAPAQGLILVDASSPKRAEDLLSTLREAIGSLPVRPASVKIAPTATLTQWVQTQEAASDFYVLDECELRDTDEDGGVVRCKRQDLTSDEIQLHLTSGKLVTQLSLAWQDKLSFILDDKLVIKRLRFEDLLQEKAEQDGGDDALSQLDASFTLMMLTLVEFIPQLFEALGGEEIPQGI, encoded by the coding sequence ATGTGGTTTCGCAACCTGCTTGTCTATCGCCTCACCCAGGATCTGGATATCGATGCCGAGGCGCTGGAAGCCGCGCTGGCAACCAAGCCGGCCCGGCCCTGTGCCAGCCAGGAGCTGACCACCTACGGTTTCGTGGCGCCCTTCGGCAAGGGGGCGGATGCGCCGCTGGTGCACGTGAGCGAGGGCTTCTTCCTGATCTCCGCGCGCAAGGAAGAGCGCATTCTCCCGGGCAGCGTGGTGCGCGATGCGCTGAAGGAGAAGGTCGACCAGATCGAGACCGAGCAGATGCGCAAGGTCTACAAGAAGGAACGCGACCAGTTGAAGGACGAGATTGTCCAGACCTTCCTGCCGCGTGCCTTCATCCGCAAGTCCGCCACCTTCGCGGCCATCGCCCCGGCCCAGGGCCTGATCCTGGTGGACGCGTCCAGCCCCAAGCGCGCCGAGGACCTGCTCTCCACCCTGCGTGAAGCCATCGGCTCGCTGCCGGTGCGCCCGGCCTCGGTGAAGATCGCCCCTACCGCCACCCTCACCCAGTGGGTCCAGACCCAGGAAGCCGCCAGCGATTTCTACGTGCTGGATGAGTGCGAGCTGCGCGATACCGACGAAGACGGCGGCGTGGTCCGCTGCAAGCGCCAGGACCTGACCAGCGACGAGATCCAGCTGCACCTGACCTCCGGCAAGCTGGTCACCCAGCTGTCCCTGGCCTGGCAGGACAAGCTGTCCTTCATCCTCGACGACAAGCTGGTGATCAAGCGCCTGCGCTTCGAGGACCTGCTGCAGGAGAAGGCCGAGCAGGATGGCGGCGACGATGCCCTGAGCCAGCTCGACGCCAGCTTCACCCTGATGATGCTGACCCTGGTGGAGTTCATCCCCCAGCTCTTCGAAGCCCTCGGCGGCGAAGAGATTCCCCAGGGCATCTGA
- a CDS encoding FKBP-type peptidyl-prolyl cis-trans isomerase, giving the protein MKQHRLAAAVALVGLVLAGCDSQTSVELKTPAQKASYGIGLNMGKSLAQEGMDDLDPKAVAQGIEDAIGKKEQRLKDEELVEAFAFLQKRAEERMTALNAENAKAGKKFLEDNGKREGVVTTASGLQYEIVTKAEGAQPKATDVVTVHYEGKLTDGTVFDSSIQRGSPIDLPVNGVIPGWVEGLQLMHVGEKVKLYIPSELAYGEQSPSPAIPANSVLVFDLELLGIKDPNAADKQ; this is encoded by the coding sequence ATGAAACAACATCGGTTGGCGGCCGCTGTGGCCCTCGTGGGCCTGGTTCTCGCGGGCTGCGATTCGCAGACCAGCGTTGAACTCAAGACTCCGGCCCAGAAGGCCTCCTACGGTATTGGCCTGAACATGGGCAAGAGCCTCGCCCAGGAAGGCATGGATGACCTCGATCCCAAGGCTGTCGCCCAGGGTATCGAAGACGCCATCGGCAAGAAGGAACAGCGCCTGAAGGATGAAGAGCTGGTGGAAGCCTTCGCCTTCCTGCAAAAGCGTGCCGAAGAGCGCATGACCGCGCTGAATGCCGAGAACGCCAAGGCCGGCAAGAAATTCCTCGAAGACAACGGCAAGCGCGAAGGCGTGGTGACCACCGCCTCCGGCCTGCAGTACGAAATCGTGACGAAGGCTGAAGGCGCGCAGCCCAAGGCCACCGACGTAGTGACCGTTCACTACGAAGGCAAGCTGACCGACGGCACCGTGTTCGACAGCTCCATCCAGCGTGGCAGCCCCATCGACCTGCCGGTCAATGGCGTGATTCCGGGTTGGGTCGAAGGTCTGCAGCTGATGCACGTGGGCGAGAAGGTCAAGCTCTACATTCCCAGCGAGCTGGCCTACGGCGAGCAGAGCCCGAGCCCGGCCATTCCGGCCAACTCGGTGCTGGTGTTCGACCTGGAACTGCTCGGCATCAAGGACCCGAACGCCGCCGACAAGCAGTAA
- a CDS encoding YkvA family protein, protein MKAPWNFERYLTLAQRFLAGGRLPSLLLAVSRKSTSQSGRLGAVKDDLRLLLSLANAWLRGEYRQINPKAFLAVVGALLYFVTPLDALPDWLVGMGFVDDLAVLAWVLKTWSGELDAFRAWRAGQAPDVQAALERLPAPDSQRS, encoded by the coding sequence ATGAAAGCGCCCTGGAATTTCGAGCGTTACCTGACGTTGGCACAGCGTTTCCTCGCCGGCGGGCGTCTGCCTTCACTACTGCTGGCGGTGTCTCGCAAGAGTACGAGCCAGAGCGGCCGGCTCGGTGCGGTGAAGGACGACCTGCGACTGTTACTGTCCCTCGCCAACGCCTGGCTGAGGGGTGAGTACCGACAGATCAACCCCAAGGCGTTTCTCGCCGTGGTAGGTGCCTTGCTCTATTTCGTCACGCCGCTCGATGCGCTGCCGGACTGGCTGGTGGGAATGGGCTTTGTCGACGACCTGGCGGTGCTGGCCTGGGTCCTGAAGACCTGGAGCGGCGAGCTGGACGCCTTCCGTGCATGGCGCGCGGGACAGGCCCCGGACGTTCAGGCGGCGCTGGAGCGTTTGCCCGCGCCGGACTCTCAGCGATCCTGA
- a CDS encoding substrate-binding periplasmic protein has translation MPYAQVSDHALLGGFVFRLGERITKELSVSVNFIETPNKRIEESLKNGRIHLICNSNPEWMVDASAYHWSPPLFEEEDALLQHRDTPSIQGLADLKGKVLGTSLGFAYSLPLMEAFANHDVERKDVRDLDTRLNLLSHKRLDAIIDMRRSLAYELATRPDAPLVFSPWVVERYYIHCAYGSQLPIPADRLDAALQKLRDSGELEALLRGEQRRAGLQDR, from the coding sequence ATGCCTTACGCACAGGTAAGCGACCATGCCCTGCTCGGCGGATTCGTCTTCCGCCTGGGCGAGCGCATCACCAAGGAGCTGTCCGTCTCGGTGAACTTCATCGAAACCCCGAACAAGCGCATCGAGGAATCCCTGAAGAACGGCCGCATCCACCTGATCTGCAATTCCAATCCGGAGTGGATGGTCGATGCCTCGGCCTATCACTGGTCACCACCCCTGTTCGAGGAAGAGGACGCCCTCCTCCAGCACCGCGACACCCCGAGCATCCAGGGCCTGGCCGACCTCAAGGGCAAGGTGCTGGGCACGAGCCTGGGCTTCGCCTACAGCCTGCCGCTGATGGAAGCCTTCGCCAACCACGATGTGGAACGCAAGGACGTGCGCGACCTGGATACCCGCCTGAACCTGCTTAGCCACAAGCGGCTCGATGCCATCATCGACATGCGTCGCAGCCTGGCCTACGAACTGGCGACGCGCCCCGACGCTCCGCTGGTCTTCAGCCCCTGGGTGGTGGAGCGTTACTACATCCATTGCGCCTATGGCAGCCAGTTGCCGATACCGGCGGATCGATTGGACGCCGCGCTGCAGAAGCTGCGCGACAGCGGTGAGCTGGAAGCGCTGCTACGGGGCGAGCAGCGGCGCGCCGGTCTTCAGGATCGCTGA
- a CDS encoding helix-turn-helix domain-containing protein — MSVQVIMRDGQAEYAVLPWAEYQALLRAAGQATTETAAEPARTAFGQLKSLREAQGQSLEQLARAVGISPHYLSLIESGEREPDEAIKRGLARVLGVSGWESRS; from the coding sequence ATGAGTGTGCAAGTGATCATGCGTGACGGCCAGGCGGAATATGCGGTTCTGCCCTGGGCCGAGTACCAGGCGCTGCTGCGCGCCGCCGGCCAGGCCACCACGGAAACGGCCGCTGAACCAGCCAGGACAGCGTTCGGACAACTGAAGTCGCTACGCGAGGCCCAGGGCCAGAGCCTGGAGCAACTGGCCCGCGCCGTGGGCATCAGTCCTCACTATCTGAGCCTGATCGAAAGCGGCGAACGCGAACCTGATGAAGCCATCAAGCGCGGCTTGGCGCGCGTTCTCGGGGTCTCCGGCTGGGAGTCCAGATCTTGA
- a CDS encoding tetratricopeptide repeat protein, with product MLWKLRARIGYQVARWLMRFPKLVARPRAWQWMQGQYARMAALGDVPAQSFYGHLLLHRGHGFGAREEGIRLLRLAAQGGDGKSAYQLGVLSLAGDARQAPDAAEAARWWSLAANAGHPLAARKLADLYRDGGPGLEPDPAAAERAARQAGELGL from the coding sequence ATGCTCTGGAAACTGCGGGCCCGGATCGGCTATCAGGTAGCGCGTTGGCTGATGCGCTTTCCCAAACTGGTGGCCCGGCCCCGTGCCTGGCAGTGGATGCAGGGCCAGTACGCGCGCATGGCGGCTCTGGGCGACGTGCCTGCGCAGAGTTTCTACGGCCATCTGTTGCTGCATCGGGGTCACGGCTTCGGGGCGCGGGAGGAGGGCATCCGCCTGCTGCGCCTGGCCGCGCAGGGTGGGGATGGAAAATCGGCTTACCAACTGGGTGTACTGAGCCTTGCCGGTGATGCCCGGCAGGCGCCGGATGCCGCCGAGGCCGCGCGTTGGTGGAGCCTGGCGGCCAACGCGGGTCATCCGCTGGCCGCGCGCAAGCTGGCCGATCTCTATCGCGACGGTGGGCCGGGCCTGGAGCCTGATCCCGCTGCCGCCGAGCGTGCCGCCCGGCAAGCGGGCGAACTGGGTCTCTGA
- a CDS encoding bifunctional diguanylate cyclase/phosphodiesterase gives MTVTEQLSALGLILAHGDLHSLFQPILSLSERRILGYEALTRGPSNSPLHPPVTLFAVARHAGRLSELEMACRKSACRRFKELKLDGLLFLNVSPESLLDPAHQPGRTLKMLQAFGIPPSQVVIELTEQTPTEDFNLLDTALHHYRAMGFSIALDDLGAGYSSLRLWSELRPDYVKIDRHFIDGIHQDAVKREFVESILKMAKASRAQVIAEGIELPEELAVLAEMGVDLVQGYLLGRPQEHPSRDARALLPPMESIGSMNEESSDLSALLNEQPAVNEDTPIHEVLEAFRAQANLNSLAVLDARQRPVGIVHRHLLSEALLRPFATDLFTRKSVNRLMSTDFLAVEMGQSLQQVSRLITSRARQRIEEDFIIILDGRYRGLGRVIDVLKLITELKIQQARHANPLTLLPGNVPIQQCLARLLQQRRQAVVCYVDIDSFKPFNDLYGYAKGDEVLLCLAQCLSERVDPARDFVGHIGGDDFMLVLGSEDWRARLNYLLEDFQGQCRRFYRNDHLQAGCFVAHNRHGQREEFPLLSLSIGVVTLRPEHCARLDASQLAGLASEAKRHAKAVPGYSLHIIEAD, from the coding sequence ATGACCGTCACCGAGCAGTTGAGCGCGCTGGGCCTGATCCTCGCTCACGGGGACTTGCACAGCCTGTTCCAGCCAATCCTGTCGCTGTCGGAGCGGCGCATCCTCGGCTACGAGGCACTGACCCGCGGCCCGTCCAACAGCCCATTGCATCCACCGGTAACCCTGTTCGCCGTGGCCCGTCATGCCGGGCGCCTGAGCGAACTGGAAATGGCCTGCCGCAAGAGCGCGTGCCGGCGTTTCAAGGAGCTCAAGCTCGACGGCCTGCTGTTCCTCAACGTATCCCCCGAATCCCTGCTCGACCCGGCACACCAGCCAGGGCGCACCCTGAAGATGCTGCAGGCATTCGGCATCCCGCCCAGCCAGGTGGTAATCGAGCTGACCGAACAGACCCCGACCGAAGACTTCAACCTGCTCGACACCGCCCTGCACCATTACCGCGCCATGGGTTTTTCCATCGCCCTGGATGACCTGGGGGCTGGATACTCCAGCCTGCGCCTGTGGTCCGAGCTGCGCCCGGACTATGTGAAGATCGACCGCCACTTCATCGACGGCATCCACCAGGATGCGGTGAAGCGGGAGTTCGTCGAATCGATCCTGAAGATGGCCAAGGCCTCGCGCGCCCAGGTCATCGCCGAAGGCATCGAGCTGCCCGAAGAATTGGCGGTGCTGGCGGAAATGGGCGTCGACCTGGTCCAGGGCTACCTGCTCGGCCGCCCACAGGAACACCCTTCGCGCGATGCCCGCGCACTGCTGCCGCCGATGGAATCCATCGGCAGCATGAACGAGGAAAGCAGCGACCTGTCCGCCCTGCTCAACGAGCAACCGGCGGTGAATGAGGACACGCCGATCCACGAAGTGCTGGAAGCCTTCCGCGCCCAGGCCAACCTCAACTCCCTGGCGGTGCTGGATGCCCGGCAACGTCCGGTGGGCATCGTCCACCGCCACCTGCTCTCGGAAGCCTTGCTGCGCCCCTTCGCGACCGACCTTTTCACCCGCAAGTCGGTCAACAGGCTGATGAGCACCGACTTCCTCGCCGTGGAAATGGGGCAATCGCTGCAGCAGGTCAGCCGCCTGATCACCAGCCGTGCCCGGCAGCGCATCGAAGAGGATTTCATCATCATCCTCGACGGTCGTTACCGTGGCCTGGGGCGGGTGATCGACGTACTCAAGCTGATTACCGAACTGAAGATCCAGCAGGCCCGCCACGCCAACCCACTGACCCTGCTGCCCGGCAACGTGCCCATCCAGCAATGCCTGGCGCGCCTGTTGCAGCAGCGCCGCCAGGCAGTGGTCTGCTACGTGGACATCGACAGCTTCAAGCCCTTCAACGACCTCTACGGCTACGCCAAGGGCGACGAGGTGCTGCTCTGCCTGGCCCAGTGCCTGAGCGAACGGGTGGACCCCGCGCGGGACTTCGTCGGCCATATCGGTGGCGACGACTTCATGCTGGTGCTGGGGTCGGAGGACTGGCGTGCCCGGCTCAATTACCTGCTGGAAGACTTCCAGGGCCAGTGCCGGCGCTTCTATCGCAACGATCACCTGCAGGCCGGCTGCTTCGTCGCCCATAACCGCCACGGCCAGCGAGAGGAGTTCCCGCTGCTGTCGCTGTCCATCGGTGTAGTGACGCTGCGGCCGGAACACTGCGCCAGGCTGGACGCCTCGCAACTCGCAGGGCTCGCCTCGGAAGCCAAGCGCCACGCGAAGGCCGTGCCCGGCTACAGCCTGCACATCATCGAAGCGGATTGA
- a CDS encoding carboxy terminal-processing peptidase yields the protein MKRSLISSALALALSVSVLPLHAAPTAPDSWDALQPDREQVIASLNVVELLKRHHYNKPPLNDERSVKIYEGYLKLLDPARMYFTAGDIAEFDKWRTRFDDLLKSGDLEPGFIIYKRHLDRLKERLDFALAMLDHGVDKIDFTVDESLETDREKAPWAKDRAALDDLWRKRVKDEVLRLKLAKKEPKAIQELLVKRYKNQLARLDQTRGEDVFQAYINAFAQTYDPHTQYLSPDNAENFDINMSLSLEGIGAVLQSDNEYVKVVRLVPAGPAEKSKQVAPADKIVGVAQGNGEMVDVIGWRLDEVVKLIRGPKGSVVRLEVIPASNAPNDQTSKVVAITREAVKLEEQAAKKSVLNLEHEGSKFKLGVIEVPAFYLDFKAFRAGDPEYKSTTRDVKKLLGELQKEKVDGVVIDLRNNGGGSLQEATELTGLFIDQGPTVLVRNSDGRVDVLADENTGAFYTGPMAVLVNRLSASASEIFAGAMQDYHRALIIGGQTFGKGTVQTIQPLNHGELKLTLAKFYRVSGQSTQHQGVLPDIEYPSVVDTKQIGESALPEAMPWDSIRPAIKPELDPFKPFLAELKARHDARTADDPDFVYSRERLALAQKLMKDTVVSLNEAKRRTEQADIETKQLAMENTRRKAKGEELLKELKPEDEDAVPVEEEKTKPEDDAYLTETGQILLDYLGLNAAVAKH from the coding sequence ATGAAGCGCTCCCTGATCAGTTCTGCACTTGCCTTGGCCCTCAGCGTCAGCGTTCTGCCGCTGCATGCCGCCCCAACCGCCCCGGACAGCTGGGACGCCCTTCAGCCCGACCGTGAACAGGTCATCGCCAGCCTCAATGTGGTGGAACTGCTCAAGCGCCATCACTACAACAAGCCGCCGCTCAACGATGAGCGCTCGGTGAAGATCTACGAGGGCTACCTCAAGCTCCTCGACCCGGCGCGGATGTACTTCACCGCCGGCGATATCGCCGAATTCGACAAATGGCGCACGCGTTTCGACGACCTGCTGAAAAGCGGCGACCTGGAACCCGGCTTCATCATCTACAAGCGCCACCTGGACCGTCTCAAGGAGCGTCTGGACTTCGCCCTGGCAATGCTGGACCACGGCGTCGACAAGATCGACTTCACCGTCGACGAAAGCCTGGAGACCGACCGCGAGAAGGCGCCCTGGGCCAAGGACCGAGCCGCCCTCGACGACCTCTGGCGCAAGCGCGTGAAGGACGAAGTCCTGCGCCTGAAGCTGGCCAAGAAGGAACCCAAGGCCATCCAGGAGCTGCTGGTCAAGCGCTACAAGAACCAGCTTGCACGCCTCGACCAGACCCGTGGCGAGGACGTGTTCCAGGCCTACATCAACGCTTTCGCGCAGACCTACGATCCGCACACCCAGTACCTCTCCCCGGACAACGCGGAGAACTTCGACATCAACATGAGCCTGTCCCTCGAGGGCATCGGCGCCGTGCTGCAGAGCGACAACGAGTACGTGAAAGTGGTGCGCCTGGTGCCGGCCGGGCCGGCCGAGAAGAGCAAGCAGGTGGCTCCGGCGGACAAGATCGTCGGTGTCGCCCAGGGCAACGGCGAGATGGTCGACGTGATCGGCTGGCGCCTGGATGAAGTGGTCAAGCTGATCCGCGGACCGAAAGGCTCGGTGGTGCGCCTGGAAGTGATTCCGGCGAGCAATGCGCCGAACGACCAGACCAGCAAGGTGGTCGCCATCACCCGTGAAGCGGTGAAGCTGGAAGAACAGGCGGCGAAGAAATCCGTCCTCAACCTCGAGCATGAAGGCAGCAAGTTCAAGCTCGGCGTGATCGAGGTGCCGGCCTTCTACCTGGACTTCAAGGCGTTCCGCGCCGGCGACCCCGAGTACAAGAGCACCACCCGCGACGTGAAGAAACTCCTCGGCGAGCTGCAGAAGGAGAAGGTCGACGGCGTGGTCATCGACCTGCGCAACAACGGCGGCGGCTCCCTGCAGGAAGCCACCGAGCTGACCGGCCTGTTCATCGACCAGGGCCCGACCGTGCTGGTACGCAACAGCGACGGCCGTGTCGACGTGCTGGCCGACGAGAACACCGGCGCCTTCTATACCGGCCCGATGGCCGTGCTGGTCAACCGCCTGTCCGCCTCGGCTTCGGAGATTTTCGCCGGCGCCATGCAGGACTATCACCGAGCACTGATCATCGGCGGCCAGACCTTCGGCAAAGGCACCGTGCAGACCATCCAGCCGCTGAACCACGGCGAACTGAAGCTCACCCTGGCCAAGTTCTACCGGGTCTCCGGCCAGAGCACACAGCACCAGGGCGTACTGCCGGACATCGAGTACCCCTCGGTGGTGGATACCAAGCAGATCGGCGAGAGCGCCCTGCCCGAGGCCATGCCCTGGGACAGCATCCGCCCGGCCATCAAGCCCGAACTGGATCCGTTCAAACCGTTCCTGGCCGAGCTGAAGGCTCGCCACGATGCACGCACCGCGGACGACCCGGACTTCGTCTACAGCCGCGAGCGCCTGGCGCTGGCGCAGAAACTGATGAAGGACACCGTGGTCAGCCTCAATGAGGCCAAGCGGCGCACCGAACAGGCCGATATCGAAACCAAGCAGCTGGCGATGGAAAACACCCGCCGCAAGGCCAAGGGCGAAGAACTGCTGAAGGAGCTCAAGCCGGAAGACGAGGATGCCGTGCCGGTGGAAGAGGAAAAGACCAAACCGGAAGACGACGCCTACCTGACCGAAACCGGGCAGATCCTGCTGGACTACCTGGGTTTGAACGCCGCAGTGGCCAAACATTGA